In Beijerinckiaceae bacterium, the sequence CGGACCGATCGCCGAAAAGGCAAACAGCCCGGCGCCGCGCAGGAAGTCCACCGGAAAGAAATCCGAAAGCAAAGAGCGGTTGAGGATGTCGACGCCATTGGTCCGCAAAAAAATATCGCTCCGACGCGCTTTCGCATAAGCGGCGAGCGTCGCCACAGCGCCGATATCCCGGCCGAGTTCACGGGCGTCCTCCAGAACTTCGACGAGCGCGGCACTGTCCCGAAGACTAAGGTTTAGTCCTTGCGCGGCCAGCGGCGGGAAAATATGGGCGGCTTCGCCCACGAGCGCGACCCGATGGCCGAAAAGACGATTGGCGCTCATCCCTGCCATCGGAAAAAATCCGCCGGGGCCATCGATTTCCATTTTGCCAAGCAGTGATCCAACTTGATCCTCGATCTCTTCCGCGAGCTCGGCCTCGGAAAGCGCGCGTCGGCGTTCCGCCATCTCGGCGGACATCAGCCAAACCAAGCTCGACCGGTTCGGCTTGCCTTCGAGCGCGCACAGCGGCACCAGCGTGCAGGGACCCGACCTGGTATGGAACTCGGTCGAAATGTTGCGATGCGGTTTTGCATGCGACAAAAGCGCGGTGAAGGCGATCTGCGGATAGGCCCAGCCGCGGGTGCCGATGGAGGCCTTGCTGCGAGCAAGTGAGGAACGGCCGTCTGCGGCGACCAGGAGTTGAGCGGAAATCGTCTGACCATCCGCCAGAGTAGCCTGGACAGAGTCGGCCTCGAAGCGGATGTCGCTGATCATGCCTTCATGCAGAACAAGATTTGTGCTTGCGGCGGCAATTTCCGCGAGGCCCTCGACCAGCACATTATTTTCAATATTCTCGCCGAACGCGGCCAGGCCGATCTCGCTGGCGGCGAAGGAAACGGAGGGCACCGGAAACCGCGCTCCGGTGGCATCGATCATGGCGATCTTTTCAAGGGGCGCCGTCTTGCCGCGAAACCTTGGCCAAACGCCGAGCGATTTGTAAAAGCGCAGGGAGGCTTCAAACAGAGCGACGGTCCGGCCATTGGCGCGGCGATCGATCGCACCGACACAGACAACCGAAAAACCCGCCTGGGCGAGGGCGATCGCCGCCGAAAGACCGGCAGCTCCGGCGCCCGCGACAAGAATATCGGCCTGGATATTGGGAAGCGAGAGGGGCATCAATGAACCTTTGGGGTCTTTTTAGACCCGGACGAAGCTTTTGGCGATGATGACGTAGGGTCGGAGGGCTAGAGCGCTTCCCGATCAGATGGAATCATCTGATCGAAAAGGAATCGCTCCAGTTCAACGAGTTGGAGCATGTTCTGATCGAAAAAGTCGGTCAACTTTTTCGGAACATGCTCTAGCGGAAGCTGCAACATGCCCTTGCTTTAATCGATACCGACAAAGCGAGCGATCAATTTTCAATCGGGGGGCAACGTCACCATGAAAAAAATCCTGATCGGGGTGGGCAGTCTTGCTGTTGTTTTTGTTCTCGTATGGTTTGCCGCCCCAAAAATTATGTTGTTTTGCTGCGTCGATGACCCGCTGCCGCCATCGGTTCGTACTAAGTTTAATCAGCTCACTGCCGCCAAGCAGGAAATCGTGGCCCTCGTAAAGAGCGTTAAAAAGGGCGAGGATTTGACGCAAGAGCAGCTGATTTATAGTGACGTCGCACGCGGGGCGAATAACTTGCTTAATGTTGCAAGCAGTGGCCTCGATGTAAATAGCATCGATGTTATTTACATAGACAATACATTTAAAAATATTGCTGATAAATCGAAAAGCCTTATAGATATGCTGAATTCTAAGCAGTATCTACAGGCTTCAGCGTTAAGTGCTGCCGCGACCGGCGAGTATGGACTGTTGGAAATTTTGAGGACAAATAATCGTGACTGGGAAAGAGTCTTTGCCAAGGAGGAAAAATTGATAAGTGTAACGAAGAAACAACTGAACGAGATGAAATGGCCCTCCTGGCCCGGCCGAAGGTAAGGTGGTCTCCGGCAGGCGTTCTCTTGGCTTGATCGAGAACCAGTGAAAGCATCGCGCTGAATGAGCGAGTTCAATTTTTCCTTTGCACCGCTGCTGCCTTGGCCGGTCTTGATCGGTCTTGGTGCGCTTGCATTGGCGGTTGTCGGCTTGGGATTTTATGCGCGGCGACGCGGGACTTTTCTGCGTGCGCTCGGCCTTGGGTTGCTGCTGCTGGCCCTCGCCGACCCGTCGCTGGTCCGGGAGGACCGGAATCCCTTGAAGGAAGTGGTGGCGATCGTCGTGGACCAAAGCGGCAGCCAGACAATTGGCGAACGCCCCGCCCAGACCGAAAAAGCCCGCGCTGAGCTTGAGACCCGTCTCAAGGCCTTGGGCAATATCGATGTCCGTACCATCGACAGCAGCCGAACGGATAATGAAGCCGACGGCACAAGGCTGTTCGCGGCCTTGAACGCCGGGCTGGCCGACGTGCCCTTGGAACGTGTCGGCGGCGTCTTCATGATCACCGACGGGGTCGTGGACGATATTCCTGCCAGCGCGGAAGCGCTCGGCTTCAAGGCGCCACTGCATGCGCTCATCACCGGCCATGAAGGCGAACGCGACCGGCGAATTGAACTGCTCGAAGCGCCGCGCTTCGGCATCGTCGGCAAGGATCAAACGATTGAGCTGCGGGTGACCGATAGCACCAGCCAGCCGGAGCCCGTGCTGCTGAAGGTCCGCCGCGACGGCAATCCCGTGGCCAGCATTGTTGCGACGCCAGGGGAGCGCCTCCGTGTTCCGGTCAAGATCGACCATGGGGGCCAAAATGTCATTGAACTCGAGGTCGAGGCGCTGCCGGACGAGCTCACCGCCATCAACAACAAGGCGGTTCTGGCGATCGAGGGCGTGCGCGACAAGTTGAAGGTTTTGCTGGTTTCCGGCGAGCCTCATGCGGGCGAGCGCATGTGGCGGAACCTTCTGAAGTCGGACGCCAATGTCGATCTGGTGCATTTTACGATCCTGCGTCCGCCGGAAAAACAGGACGGGACGCCGATCAACGAATTGTCGCTGATCGCTTTCCCGACCAGCGATCTGTTCGGGCGTAAGATCAGCGATTTCGATCTCATCGTGTTCGACCGCTATTCGAACCAGAGCGTGCTGCCCCTGATCTATTTCGACAATATCGTCCGTTATGTCCGAGAGGGAGGCGCTCTGCTGCTTGCGGCCGGCCCTGATTTCGCCCGGCCGGAGGGGCTCTTTTATTCCCCCTTGGGGCGCATTGCGCCGGCGCGTCCGGACGGCACCCTGACCGAATATGCGTTTCGCGCCGCGGTCACCGAGGATGGCGGCAAACACCCCGTGACCCGTGGTCTGCCGGGCGCCGATCAAAATCCACCCGCGTGGAGCGAATGGTTTCGTCAGGTCAACGCCGAAGTCGCGCATGGCACCAGCGTCCTATCCGGCGCCAAGGGCAAACCGCTGCTCGTTCTCTCCCGGGAAGGAAAGGGCCGGGTTGCCCTTCTGCTTACCGATCAAATGTGGCTCTGGGCGCGCGGCTTCGAGGGTGGCGGTCCGCATCTCGACCTTTTGCGCCGTCTGGCCCATTGGCTCATGAAGGAACCGGAACTGGAAGAGGAAGCCTTGCGGGCCAATGTGCGTGGCCATGCCATCGAAATCGAACGCCAAAGCCTTAAAGCGGAAGTGCAACCCGTCACCGTCACGGCGCCTTCGGGCCGGCAAGAAAATGTCACCCTGACACTGGCGGAGCCGGGGATTTCACGGGCGACGGTGAGCGCCAGCGAACTCGGCCTTTATCGCCTGAGCGATGGCAATCTGTCGATCCTTGCCAATGTCGGCCCGGAAAATCCGCGCGAATTCCAAGAAGTTGTCTCAACGCCGGACAAGCTGAAACCCTTGGTGGACGCGACGGGAGGCACGGTGCACCGGATCGGAGCTTCGGCGAATGGGGAAATTTCCCTGCCGCGTCTCGTCGCGATGCGTGAGAGCCCGGTCTATGGCGGCGCCGATTATGCCGCCATCAAGCGGATTGGCGCCAGTGAAGTGAAGGGTGTTGGGGTTGCTCCGCTGGCCATCGGCTTCTTGGGCCTTCTCGCTCTGTTGGGAAGCATCCTGGCCGCGTGGGTTTTTGAAGGGCGCGGCGGGCTGGCCTAGACCCTAGGTGTCTGACCGTTCCAGCGTCGGCGCTGCCGATGGCCGGGCTCGCCGGACCTTCCCTTTCACGCCCTCAAAAGCGCCTTCGACCAGTTCGCAATAAAGCAGGCGTTTGGGGTCGACGGGTCCGGAGAAAACCAGCCGGCCCGGCGGGACAGGCGAAAAACCCATCTTGCCGTAATAGGACATATCGCCCACGAGCAGCACCAATTTGTGCCCGGCGGCTCTTGCGGCATCGAGCGATTTCATCACCAGCTCTTCACCGATTCCGCCCGAACGAAAGGGGGGATCGACGGTCAGGGGACCAAGCAGCAAGGCCGGCTGATCGCCACACAAAACGGGCGTCATTCGATTGGCGCCGACCATCAAAGTGCCGACCCGTGCGACGAAGGACAGGCTGAAATCCGGATCCACACCTTCTCTCAGCCGGTAGGCCGAACGCGCGAAACGG encodes:
- a CDS encoding ubiquinone biosynthesis protein UbiH; translation: MPLSLPNIQADILVAGAGAAGLSAAIALAQAGFSVVCVGAIDRRANGRTVALFEASLRFYKSLGVWPRFRGKTAPLEKIAMIDATGARFPVPSVSFAASEIGLAAFGENIENNVLVEGLAEIAAASTNLVLHEGMISDIRFEADSVQATLADGQTISAQLLVAADGRSSLARSKASIGTRGWAYPQIAFTALLSHAKPHRNISTEFHTRSGPCTLVPLCALEGKPNRSSLVWLMSAEMAERRRALSEAELAEEIEDQVGSLLGKMEIDGPGGFFPMAGMSANRLFGHRVALVGEAAHIFPPLAAQGLNLSLRDSAALVEVLEDARELGRDIGAVATLAAYAKARRSDIFLRTNGVDILNRSLLSDFFPVDFLRGAGLFAFSAIGPLRRALMREGVLTHGTLPRLMRRPPPRRLRVSPREARSLPGLDGNERVGDGR
- a CDS encoding GNAT family N-acetyltransferase, producing MADLSLSLSPQTPADLAAIEKLDERAFGPGRFARSAYRLREGVDPDFSLSFVARVGTLMVGANRMTPVLCGDQPALLLGPLTVDPPFRSGGIGEELVMKSLDAARAAGHKLVLLVGDMSYYGKMGFSPVPPGRLVFSGPVDPKRLLYCELVEGAFEGVKGKVRRARPSAAPTLERSDT